The genomic window TTCTATTTGTACATTTTTCTTTAATAACTTTTCTTTAAATTTTCTTAGTTCCTTTTTCACTATAGATTTTGCCATTTCTTCATTTATATAATTAAATGTAATTATTTTATCTAACCTATTTCTAAATTCAGGTGTAAATACTTTTTTAACCTCTTCATTAATAGCATCAAAAGTTACTTCTCTTCTTCCAAAGCCAACTAAAGATTTCCCTATATCTTTAGCGCCTGCATTTGATGTCATAATTATAATTATATTTCTAAAATCAGCCTTGCTCCCTTGGTTATCTGTAAGAGTTGCATAATCCATTACCTGCAATAACACATTTAATATATCACTATGTGCCTTTTCAATCTCATCAAGTAAAAGTACTGAGTTTGGTTTCTTCCTTATTGCATCTGTAAGCATACCACCCTCTTCATATCCAACATATCCAGGAGGTGTTCCTATAAGCTTTGATGCCGAATGTTTCTCTGTATATTCACTCATATCAAATCTTATTAAATCAACTCCTAGTGTTTTTGCTAACATTTTTGCAATTTCAGTTTTTCCCACTCCTGTAGGTCCTACAAATAACATAGATGCAACTGGCTTATTATCATCATTAAGTCCAGCTCTTGACATTTTAATACATCTTGAAACCTCTTCTACTGCTAAATCTTGCCCATATATATTTTCTTTTAATATCTTTTCTAAGTTCTTTAATGAATTAATTTCATTACTTTCTACTGTTTGCTTTGGTATATTACAAACTTTAGATATAATTTCCTCTATTGTATTTTCATCAATTTTTTTTAATATATTATCATTATTTTTCATTGATACATAAGCTCCAGCTTCATCAACTATATCTATAGCCTTATCTGGTAAAAATCTATCATTAATATATTTATCACTTAAATTAACAGCTGCTATTAATGCTTCATTTGTATATTTTACATTATGGTATTCTTCAAAGTTTTTCTTTAATCCTTGTAAAATTTCAACAGATTCGTTAACTGTTGTTTCTTTCACTTCTATAGGTTGAAATCTTCTAGTTAAAGCCTTATCTTTTTCAATATACTTTTTATATTCATCATAAGTTGTAGATCCTATAAACTTAATTTTCCCTTCTAATAAATAACTTTTAAGTAGTGATGCCCCATCTAATGCACCACCATTTAACGCTCCTGCTCCAACTATAGTATGAATCTCATCTATATATACAATAGGATTATTATGTTCTTTAATAGCCTCTAATAATCCTTTCATTCTTTCTTCAAAATCCCCTCTATATTTAGTTCCTGCCAAAATAGATCCTATATCTATAGAAAAAATCTCTGCATCTTGTAACTTTTTAGGAACCTTTCCTTCTGAAATAAGTCTTGCAAGACCTAATGTTATAGCAGTTTTACCTACTCCCGCTTCCCCTACATGAATAGGATTATTTTTAGTTCTTCTAGAAAGTATTTGGATTGTCCTGTCTATTATATCTTCTCTTCCTATAAAAGGATCTTTATTTTGCTCTTTAACTAACTTAGTTAAATTAGTTGAATACTTTTCTATATCTATATTATTTTTACTATCTTTAGATTTTTCTTCTTTATAATCTTTATTGTCTTCTATGCTTTTATGACATAATCTAAATAATAACTCACCTTTTGTTAAACCTTGATTTTCTAAAAAATAAACAGCATAACTATTTTCTAAAGAATATAATGATGCTATTATATGCTCTAAATGAACAATTGCACTTTCACTAAAAGTTGCTTGTTGAGTTGCAATAAAAATTAAATTTTTAACTCCAAAACTCTCCTCTGGATCTATATTATTAACCTTATTTATATATTCATCTATATAATTTTTTAAATTGTTTTTGAGTTCTAAAGTATTTCCGCCACATTCTAATATAGCATTTTTTAAACTTTCCTCATCTAATGCTACATATAATAAATGCTCTGGCGTCATATACTCACTATTAATTTCTTTTGCAAAATTAAAGGTTTTAACTAAAATATCATTTACAACCTTTGATAAATACATATTACTCTTCCTCCACAGTTAAATTAAAGGGAAAACCTTCTTCTCTTGCTAAAGACATAGCTTTAGAAACCTTAGACAAAGCTATATCATAAGGATAAATTCCAGCTATTCCCCTTCCACTTTTATGAACATCTAACATTACTTTATTTGCCTCATTAATATCTTTATTAAAAATATCCATAAGAATAGCCACTACAAACTCCATAGTTGTAAAATCATCATTATGCATAATAACCTTAAAATTTTTTGGTTTCTTTATCTTTACTTTGCTTTTTTCCTTTATTCCTATATTTGTTTCCAAATTTGTCCCTCCATATAAAGTGTTTCTAATATAAAAGTATACTCTAAGTTTATTATTTTCTGCAAGTTATTATATTTCTTAATAAAATTAATAAAACAAAAAAATATCCTATTATTAAATCTAATAGGATATTAAACTTCTATTTATTAATATAATATATTTTTTCCACAATAAGGACAAATATTATTGAATGAACTTATAAATGGTATTGTCCCAGTAAACCCTGGACCAGGCATTACATTAATAGAAGTGGCCATTGCTTCCCAAAATCCTAATTCACTTTGGTCTTTTATTAAGTTTCCATTTATCAACTTCCCACAATGAATACACTTTTTATTATCCATACTATGACACCTACCTTATTTAAAATAAAATTTCTATGTTTCATAATATAATTAGTATTTCCATTTTAAAGTTGTTTATCCACACTTTATATATTTATATAATTTCTAAAAACAAAAAAAACAAATTCCTTTAATATACTTAAAAAACTATATATTAAAGGAATTTGTAATTTATTTATACTTTAATGTTGAGTATCTTTATTATCTTTTACTGTTGAATTTAAAACATATTTTTTAAATGTTTCTGATTTTTCACCATAGTTTGGATCCATTTGAAGTAATCTATCCTTAAAATAAGCTTCATAAATAGCTTTTGTTGGGAAAGATGAGTAACTACCTCTACCACCATCATATAAAACAGTAAATGTTGCAATTTCTGGATCATCTACTGGTGCAAAACTACCATATGTTGCATATGGATCTCTTCCTATGTAGTCATAAGCTTCTTGCGTATTTAGAAAATCGGCTGTACCCGTTTTACCTGCAGTAGGTATAGGGAAATTACCAAATTGTTGTACTACGAAAGAGCTAGAATCTACATGGTTAACTCTATACATACCTTCTTTTATAATCTGTAAATTTTGAGGATCTATATCTATTTTTTCTAAAACTTCAGTATTAAACTCTTGAATAACCTCTCCTGTAGGCGAAGTTATCTTATCTACTAAACGAACTTTATTTCTTGTTCCTCCATTGGCTAATGTGGCCATATAATTGGCTAACTGTAAAGGTGTAAATCTACTTATACCTTGACCTATAGCAGCATTAACTATTTCCGCTGGGGATGTAATTGCACTTGCTTGGTCAAATACTGTAAATTGAGCGATAGCATCTCCGATTATTTTAGCTTCTCTATCAAGATCAACTGTTTTATTATTACTATTCTCATAATTTTTCACATTCTCTTTATATTTAGCAGAAGCTTTCATAACATTCTTAATTTCTTTTTGAATATCTGCTGAGAACTCATCTGCTCCTAAGGCTTTTTCATTTGTTCCCACTTGTTCAAGTCTCTTGGTAACTTTATCTTTTAATTCTTGCTTTGCATTTTTTAAATCTTCTGCATCATCTTCTAATTTTTTAATATCAAAAGGAATGAAATTATATGCACCATATGTTCCTTTTTCCAAAAAGTCAACTAGAGAAAACATAGCTGAATGTATTGCTCCTTCTTTAAAGGATTTAAAGTTATATACTTGACCAAAATTTTCTTCTATTTCAACTCCAGTTTCAGGCTTCATATTACTATTGGCATCAAGTCCAAGTCCAAATTTATAAGCATACTTTGCTATTGTATCAAGTGATTCTACTGTTGAACCGTATTTTTCATATAATCTAAAACCAGTTTCATAAAAATAAAAGTTTGATGATACTTCTAAAGCCTTTCTTATATCTATAGGTCCATGTCCTATCTTTGCATAGTTTGTCGGCGCATAATCTCCAAATATATCTTTATGTATATTCCATATACCTGTATCATCCATTATTGTATCACCTGTTACAACACCTTCTTGAAGACCGGCTAAAGCTGTTAAAGGCTTAAAACTTGATCCTGGTGGAATTAACCCTTGAGTTGCATAATTAAAGAAGCTTCTTGGATAAATATCCTTATCATCTTTTCTAACTCCATCTTCTTCTGGGAATAATTCGTCTAATGTTGCAGAAGCATTTGTTCTAGCTACATACTCTTTATAAAATTCTTCATAATCAGGACTAAAATATTTTTTACTATCTTCTGCACTTAATCCACCTGGAACTGCAAACATATTAGGATCATAATCTGGATAACTAGCTAAAGCTAATATTCTTCCTGTTTTAACTTCTATTGCTACAGTTGCTCCTCTTGTTGCAGCAGGGTAAGTTGCTCCATTAAAGTCTACCATTGTATTTACTTTATTTATTATATCTTTCAAAGACTCTTGAGCTGCATATTGAATATCCTTATCTATGGTTAGATGTATATTATTTCCTGGGTAAGACTCTAACTTAAATAACTCTTCTGTTTTTCTTCCTTTAGAATTTACTTTTATTGTTGTTCCACCCTTTGATCCTTTTAATTGACTTTCAAAAGCTGCTTCTATTCCAGCAACTCCTATTAAGTCAGAAGAAACATCATATCCTCTTAAGTCATATTTTTTCTCCTGTGCACTGTTAATAGGTGATATATATCCTAAAACAGATGAGGCTAAATTACCATAAGGATAAGATCTTATTGGTTCTAAGCTTACATCTATTCCTGGCAAATCATTTAATTTTTGATAAACTACAAATGCAGTTTCTTGTTTTATATTGCTTGCTATTGTAACTGCTCTATATCCTTTAAAACTTTGTATTTTAATAGCATCTTTAACTACCATGTAGTTTCTTATTTCCGTAGCCGAAAATTTATTAAGTATCTCTAATGTCATATCTTTTCCACTCATATTTATATAAGCTTTAAGTTGCTCATTACTTGGATCTTTATTTATAAGTTCATACATATTATAAGTTTTAACTAATGCATAAAATGTTTCTTCTGGAGTAATCTTTAATAATTCTTTATTAACAGCAGCTATATCTTCATCTGTTAAATCTCCTTTTTTATCTCCAAATAACTTTTTTTCTATTTGTTCATTTAACCCTCTATCTCTTTTAAAAAGTATTTCTGCTGCCTCACGATCCGCTTTAACATCAGTTTTAAAATCAAAATAAAATTTCCCATTACTATCTATTTTAAGCATAAGATCATCTTTAAACTGCTCTTCACCATCATTCAAAATCTTAAAAATATTATCCATAGTTGTATAAAAATCTTTTTCTGATTCTTCTGTAGTAGTATAGGTTAAAGCATAAGTTTGAACATTAGTTGCCAAAACATTTCCTGAACTATCTAATATCTTCCCTCTAGGAGCTTTTTCTGCAACAAATCTTGTTGATCCTATATCGG from Clostridium septicum includes these protein-coding regions:
- a CDS encoding ATP-dependent Clp protease adaptor ClpS, giving the protein METNIGIKEKSKVKIKKPKNFKVIMHNDDFTTMEFVVAILMDIFNKDINEANKVMLDVHKSGRGIAGIYPYDIALSKVSKAMSLAREEGFPFNLTVEEE
- a CDS encoding AAA family ATPase, with product MYLSKVVNDILVKTFNFAKEINSEYMTPEHLLYVALDEESLKNAILECGGNTLELKNNLKNYIDEYINKVNNIDPEESFGVKNLIFIATQQATFSESAIVHLEHIIASLYSLENSYAVYFLENQGLTKGELLFRLCHKSIEDNKDYKEEKSKDSKNNIDIEKYSTNLTKLVKEQNKDPFIGREDIIDRTIQILSRRTKNNPIHVGEAGVGKTAITLGLARLISEGKVPKKLQDAEIFSIDIGSILAGTKYRGDFEERMKGLLEAIKEHNNPIVYIDEIHTIVGAGALNGGALDGASLLKSYLLEGKIKFIGSTTYDEYKKYIEKDKALTRRFQPIEVKETTVNESVEILQGLKKNFEEYHNVKYTNEALIAAVNLSDKYINDRFLPDKAIDIVDEAGAYVSMKNNDNILKKIDENTIEEIISKVCNIPKQTVESNEINSLKNLEKILKENIYGQDLAVEEVSRCIKMSRAGLNDDNKPVASMLFVGPTGVGKTEIAKMLAKTLGVDLIRFDMSEYTEKHSASKLIGTPPGYVGYEEGGMLTDAIRKKPNSVLLLDEIEKAHSDILNVLLQVMDYATLTDNQGSKADFRNIIIIMTSNAGAKDIGKSLVGFGRREVTFDAINEEVKKVFTPEFRNRLDKIITFNYINEEMAKSIVKKELRKFKEKLLKKNVQIEFSKECIEHLAESGISREFGAREIIRIINTSLKPLLVDEILFGKLSNGGIVSVTINNDKFKLVIM
- a CDS encoding penicillin-binding transpeptidase domain-containing protein, producing MIVNNKKKKKKLSRYIGLNLVMFLIFGIIISKLVYLQIYKYEDYKERADIGSTRFVAEKAPRGKILDSSGNVLATNVQTYALTYTTTEESEKDFYTTMDNIFKILNDGEEQFKDDLMLKIDSNGKFYFDFKTDVKADREAAEILFKRDRGLNEQIEKKLFGDKKGDLTDEDIAAVNKELLKITPEETFYALVKTYNMYELINKDPSNEQLKAYINMSGKDMTLEILNKFSATEIRNYMVVKDAIKIQSFKGYRAVTIASNIKQETAFVVYQKLNDLPGIDVSLEPIRSYPYGNLASSVLGYISPINSAQEKKYDLRGYDVSSDLIGVAGIEAAFESQLKGSKGGTTIKVNSKGRKTEELFKLESYPGNNIHLTIDKDIQYAAQESLKDIINKVNTMVDFNGATYPAATRGATVAIEVKTGRILALASYPDYDPNMFAVPGGLSAEDSKKYFSPDYEEFYKEYVARTNASATLDELFPEEDGVRKDDKDIYPRSFFNYATQGLIPPGSSFKPLTALAGLQEGVVTGDTIMDDTGIWNIHKDIFGDYAPTNYAKIGHGPIDIRKALEVSSNFYFYETGFRLYEKYGSTVESLDTIAKYAYKFGLGLDANSNMKPETGVEIEENFGQVYNFKSFKEGAIHSAMFSLVDFLEKGTYGAYNFIPFDIKKLEDDAEDLKNAKQELKDKVTKRLEQVGTNEKALGADEFSADIQKEIKNVMKASAKYKENVKNYENSNNKTVDLDREAKIIGDAIAQFTVFDQASAITSPAEIVNAAIGQGISRFTPLQLANYMATLANGGTRNKVRLVDKITSPTGEVIQEFNTEVLEKIDIDPQNLQIIKEGMYRVNHVDSSSFVVQQFGNFPIPTAGKTGTADFLNTQEAYDYIGRDPYATYGSFAPVDDPEIATFTVLYDGGRGSYSSFPTKAIYEAYFKDRLLQMDPNYGEKSETFKKYVLNSTVKDNKDTQH